A genomic window from Aquipuribacter nitratireducens includes:
- the trpA gene encoding tryptophan synthase subunit alpha translates to MTTGTRPGTDARTRTAAQAVDDALADGRAALVGYLPVGFPDLDTSVEAMVALARNGCDVLEVGVPYSDPVMDGPVIAAAAHEALAGGTRVAHVFEAVRAVREAAPDTAVLVMTYWNPVARTGVDAFARRLADAGGAGLITPDLVPDEAGEWLAASEAHGLERVFLVAPSSSPARLRSTAAASTGFTYAASTMGVTGERTSVGAGAADLVRRTREAGAARVCVGLGVSTPEQAHEVAAFADGVIVGSALVRALAGSDGGPGGATAAGALAGRLAAGVRRGGGAAG, encoded by the coding sequence GTGACCACCGGCACCAGGCCCGGCACCGACGCGCGGACGCGCACCGCCGCCCAGGCCGTCGACGACGCCCTCGCCGACGGGCGCGCGGCGCTCGTCGGCTACCTGCCTGTCGGCTTCCCCGACCTCGACACCTCCGTCGAGGCGATGGTCGCGCTCGCGCGCAACGGCTGCGACGTCCTCGAGGTCGGGGTGCCGTACTCCGACCCCGTCATGGACGGGCCCGTCATCGCCGCGGCCGCCCACGAGGCCCTGGCCGGCGGCACGCGCGTCGCGCACGTCTTCGAGGCCGTCCGCGCCGTCCGCGAGGCGGCACCGGACACCGCCGTCCTCGTCATGACGTACTGGAACCCGGTCGCGCGGACCGGCGTCGACGCGTTCGCGCGCCGGCTCGCGGACGCCGGCGGGGCGGGGCTCATCACCCCCGACCTCGTGCCCGACGAGGCGGGGGAGTGGCTCGCCGCCAGCGAGGCGCACGGGCTCGAGCGCGTGTTCCTCGTCGCCCCGTCGAGCTCGCCCGCGCGGCTGCGCTCCACCGCGGCCGCCTCGACCGGGTTCACCTACGCCGCCTCCACGATGGGCGTGACCGGCGAGCGGACGAGCGTCGGCGCGGGCGCCGCGGACCTCGTCCGGCGCACCCGCGAGGCGGGCGCCGCCCGCGTGTGCGTGGGACTCGGTGTCTCGACCCCCGAGCAGGCCCACGAGGTCGCCGCCTTCGCCGACGGCGTCATCGTCGGGTCCGCGCTCGTCCGGGCCCTCGCCGGCAGCGACGGCGGTCCCGGCGGGGCCACGGCGGCCGGCGCCCTGGCGGGCCGCCTCGCCGCCGGGGTGCGTCGCGGCGGCGGGGCGGCGGGCTGA
- the pyk gene encoding pyruvate kinase, with translation MRRAKIVCTLGPAVAGVDRIRQLVEAGMDVARMNFSHGDHADHEQNFADVRAAAEATGRNVAVLLDLQGPKIRLGRFAEGAVELEVGAEFVITTEDVEGDVHQCSTTYKGLPGDVSVGDTILIDDGRLALRATGVDGPRVTTEVVVGGRVSNNKGINLPGVAVSVPALTEKDIEDLRFGLGLGVDIVALSFVRRGSDVDGVRRVMEEEGVRRPVIAKVEKPQAVEHLREVIDAFDGIMVARGDLGVELPLYEVPLVQKRAVELARRQAKPVIVATQMLESMISSPRPTRAEASDVANAILDGADAVMLSGETSVGEFPFEAVRTMADIIRNTEEHGLDRIAPLGTKPRTKGGAITRAAAEIGAQLNVRYLACFSQSGDSAKRMSRLRSPIPLLVFTPSAEARRQLAVSWGIEAIETPMVTHTDDMVRQVDEAMRNTGLGADGDLVVIVAGSPPGIPGSTNALRVHQVGDAVAQVAPAYAT, from the coding sequence ATGCGCCGCGCGAAGATCGTCTGCACCCTCGGCCCCGCCGTCGCCGGGGTCGACCGCATCCGCCAGCTCGTCGAGGCGGGCATGGACGTCGCCCGCATGAACTTCAGTCACGGCGACCACGCCGACCACGAGCAGAACTTCGCCGACGTGCGCGCCGCCGCCGAGGCCACCGGTCGCAACGTCGCGGTGCTCCTCGACCTCCAGGGCCCGAAGATCCGGCTCGGCCGCTTCGCCGAGGGCGCCGTCGAGCTCGAGGTGGGCGCGGAGTTCGTGATCACGACCGAGGACGTCGAGGGCGACGTCCACCAGTGCTCGACGACGTACAAGGGACTGCCCGGCGACGTCTCCGTCGGCGACACGATCCTCATCGACGACGGGCGCCTCGCGCTGCGGGCGACCGGCGTCGACGGCCCGCGCGTCACGACCGAGGTCGTGGTCGGCGGCCGGGTGTCGAACAACAAGGGCATCAACCTGCCCGGGGTGGCCGTCAGCGTGCCCGCGCTCACCGAGAAGGACATCGAGGACCTGCGGTTCGGGCTCGGGCTGGGTGTCGACATCGTCGCCCTGTCCTTCGTCCGCCGCGGCAGCGACGTCGACGGCGTCCGGCGGGTCATGGAGGAGGAGGGCGTCCGGCGTCCCGTCATCGCCAAGGTCGAGAAGCCGCAGGCCGTCGAGCACCTCCGGGAGGTCATCGACGCCTTCGACGGGATCATGGTGGCTCGCGGCGACCTCGGGGTCGAGCTCCCGCTGTACGAGGTGCCCCTCGTGCAGAAGCGGGCCGTCGAGCTCGCCCGGCGCCAGGCCAAGCCCGTCATCGTCGCCACCCAGATGCTCGAGTCGATGATCTCGAGCCCGCGCCCGACGCGGGCCGAGGCGAGCGACGTCGCCAACGCGATCCTCGACGGGGCCGACGCCGTCATGCTGTCGGGCGAGACGAGCGTCGGGGAGTTCCCCTTCGAGGCCGTGCGGACGATGGCGGACATCATCCGCAACACGGAGGAGCACGGGCTCGACCGCATCGCCCCCCTCGGGACGAAGCCGCGCACGAAGGGCGGGGCCATCACGCGCGCGGCCGCCGAGATCGGTGCCCAGCTCAACGTCCGCTACCTCGCGTGCTTCAGCCAGTCCGGGGACTCCGCGAAGCGGATGAGCCGGCTGCGCAGCCCCATCCCGCTGCTCGTGTTCACGCCGTCGGCGGAGGCCCGTCGCCAGCTCGCGGTGTCGTGGGGGATCGAGGCCATCGAGACCCCGATGGTGACCCACACCGACGACATGGTCCGCCAGGTCGACGAGGCGATGCGGAACACCGGGCTCGGTGCCGACGGCGACCTCGTCGTCATCGTGGCCGGGTCGCCCCCCGGCATCCCGGGCTCGACGAACGCCCTGCGCGTGCACCAGGTCGGTGACGCCGTGGCACAGGTGGCGCCCGCGTACGCGACCTGA
- a CDS encoding HGxxPAAW family protein: protein MSDTPTRAQQERAGEEHEAYVEGHEYGHGTSVAAWTATGGVMLGSLVVALAMIFYSPVFIVIGAVVAVLAALAGPVLSRAGLGEHSPNREFTGGPRAVR from the coding sequence ATGAGCGACACCCCCACCCGGGCGCAGCAGGAGCGTGCCGGCGAGGAGCACGAGGCCTACGTCGAGGGCCACGAGTACGGCCACGGCACGTCGGTGGCCGCGTGGACGGCCACCGGCGGCGTCATGCTCGGCTCCCTCGTCGTCGCCCTCGCGATGATCTTCTACTCGCCGGTGTTCATCGTCATCGGCGCCGTCGTCGCCGTCCTGGCGGCGCTCGCCGGCCCCGTCCTGTCGCGTGCCGGCCTCGGGGAGCACAGCCCGAACCGGGAGTTCACGGGCGGGCCGCGCGCCGTCCGCTGA
- a CDS encoding DUF2752 domain-containing protein, giving the protein MDTAQPAPPAAGRGLPRLAGRARALAATPLGPLAVAAAAAGALTVLQVLDPNEPGHYPTCPFLAVTGLWCPGCGSLRMLHALGGGDLRTALDLNALALLLLPVLVGYWVAWAVRTVTGRPRGRPLHAAWVWAFLAVVTVWSVLRNLPGLELLAP; this is encoded by the coding sequence ATGGACACCGCGCAGCCCGCGCCCCCCGCAGCGGGGCGCGGGCTGCCGCGTCTCGCGGGCCGGGCGCGCGCCCTCGCGGCGACGCCGCTCGGGCCGCTCGCGGTCGCCGCGGCCGCGGCCGGCGCCCTCACCGTGCTGCAGGTCCTCGACCCGAACGAGCCCGGTCACTACCCGACGTGCCCCTTCCTCGCCGTCACCGGGCTGTGGTGCCCGGGCTGCGGGTCGCTCCGGATGCTCCACGCCCTCGGCGGCGGTGACCTCCGCACCGCGCTCGACCTCAACGCGCTCGCCCTGCTGCTCCTGCCCGTCCTCGTCGGCTACTGGGTGGCCTGGGCCGTCCGCACCGTCACGGGCCGCCCGCGCGGCCGCCCGCTCCACGCGGCGTGGGTGTGGGCGTTCCTCGCCGTCGTCACGGTGTGGTCCGTGCTGCGCAACCTGCCCGGGCTCGAGCTCCTCGCCCCGTGA
- the trpB gene encoding tryptophan synthase subunit beta — protein sequence MTRTEPVPGAVVGPRLQDAVGPYFGEFGGRFVPEALVAALEELDAAWASARHDPDFVRELDELQRTYTGRPSPVTEARRFGAEAGGATVLLKREDLNHTGSHKINNVLGQALLTRRMGKTRVIAETGAGQHGVATATAAALMGLECVVYMGEKDTERQALNVARMRLLGAEVVPVRTGSRTLKDAINDAMRDWVANVDTTHYLLGTVAGPHPFPTLVRDLHRVIGVEAREQVLAGWGRLPDVVAACVGGGSNAIGIFHAFLDDPQVELLGLEAGGDGVDTGRHASSITGGAPGVLHGARSFLLQDEDGQTIDSHSISAGLDYPGVGPEHAWLHATGRARYEPVTDADAMAAFALLCRTEGIIPAIETAHALAGALREGRRLGPDGIVLVNLSGRGDKDVATAAQWFDL from the coding sequence GTGACCCGTACCGAGCCCGTGCCGGGCGCCGTCGTCGGCCCGCGGCTGCAGGACGCGGTCGGTCCGTACTTCGGGGAGTTCGGGGGCCGGTTCGTCCCCGAGGCCCTCGTCGCCGCCCTCGAGGAGCTCGACGCCGCCTGGGCCTCGGCCCGTCACGACCCCGACTTCGTCCGCGAGCTCGACGAGCTGCAGCGCACGTACACCGGCCGCCCGAGCCCCGTCACCGAGGCGCGACGCTTCGGCGCGGAGGCGGGCGGCGCGACCGTGCTGCTCAAGCGCGAGGACCTCAACCACACCGGCTCCCACAAGATCAACAACGTGCTCGGGCAGGCGCTCCTCACCCGCCGCATGGGCAAGACCCGGGTCATCGCCGAGACCGGCGCGGGCCAGCACGGCGTCGCCACCGCCACCGCTGCCGCGCTGATGGGCCTCGAGTGCGTCGTCTACATGGGCGAGAAGGACACCGAGCGCCAGGCCCTCAACGTCGCCCGCATGCGCCTGCTGGGCGCGGAGGTCGTCCCCGTGCGCACCGGCTCCCGTACCCTCAAGGACGCCATCAACGACGCGATGCGCGACTGGGTCGCGAACGTCGACACCACCCACTACCTCCTCGGCACCGTCGCCGGCCCGCACCCCTTCCCGACCCTCGTCCGCGACCTCCACCGGGTCATCGGGGTCGAGGCGCGCGAGCAGGTCCTCGCGGGCTGGGGCCGGCTGCCCGACGTCGTCGCGGCGTGCGTCGGCGGCGGCAGCAACGCCATCGGCATCTTCCACGCGTTCCTCGACGACCCGCAGGTCGAGCTCCTCGGCCTCGAGGCGGGTGGGGACGGCGTCGACACCGGCCGCCACGCGAGCTCCATCACCGGCGGGGCCCCCGGGGTCCTCCACGGCGCCCGCAGCTTCCTCCTGCAGGACGAGGACGGGCAGACGATCGACAGCCACTCGATCTCCGCCGGGCTCGACTACCCCGGCGTCGGTCCCGAGCACGCGTGGCTGCACGCCACGGGGCGGGCCCGCTACGAGCCGGTCACCGACGCCGACGCGATGGCGGCGTTCGCCCTCCTGTGCCGCACCGAGGGGATCATCCCCGCCATCGAGACCGCCCACGCGCTCGCCGGGGCCCTGCGCGAGGGTCGCCGCCTCGGCCCCGACGGCATCGTCCTCGTCAACCTGTCCGGGCGCGGCGACAAGGACGTCGCGACCGCCGCGCAGTGGTTCGACCTGTGA
- the gltB gene encoding glutamate synthase large subunit yields MSLSAFERFAPRPAEGLYDPAAEHDACGVAFVATLRGTPGHDIVEHALTALRNLDHRGAVGAEPDSGDGAGILTQVPDELLRAVAGDLGVTLPDRGRYAVGIAFLPQGADERLVAETAVETVAEQEGLRVLGWRDVPVAADLVGPTARAHMPVFRQVFLAPVPGGPADGLEGVALDRYAFCVRKRLENDHGVYFPSLSSRTIVYKGMLTTGQLEPFFPDLSDRRFTTELALVHSRFSTNTFPSWPLAHPFRMIAHNGEINTVRGNRNWMRARESTLRSDLIPGDLERLYPINAVGASDSASFDEVLELLHLGGRSLPHAVLMMIPEAWENHAEMDPARRAFYDYHSDIMEPWDGPASVTFTDGSLIGAVLDRNGLRPARYWVTSDGLVVMASETGVLDIEPDHVVRKGRLQPGRMLLVDTGQGRIIDDAEIKSQLAAEQPYERWLAENRVHLADLPERVHVVHPAASVTRRQQTFGYTEEELRVLLAPMAAAGAEPIGSMGTDTPLAVLSQRPRLLFDYFTQLFAQVTNPPLDAIREELVTSLRGAIGPELNILEAGPEHCRHVVLPFPVVDNDELAKIVHIETDDGRPATAVVKGLYRVSGGGAALARRIEEICAEVDRAIGAGAQYVVLSDRDSTATLAPIPSLLLTGAVHHHLIRTRARTLVGLVVEAGDVREVHHCALLIGYGAAAINPYLAMESVEDLVRRGTLGDVDAPTAVRNLIKALGKGVLKVMSKMGISTVASYRGAQVFEAIGLGQDLVDRYFTGTTTQLGGVGIDVVAEEVARRHAVAYPAEGVNGPRMLAQGGEYQWRRDGEIHLFDPETVFRLQHATRAQREDVYRDYTKAVDERSERLGTLRGLFRLRADEAQPVPLDEVESVESIMKRFATGAMSFGSISPEAHETIAVGMNRIGGRSNTGEGGEAVDRLLDPVRRSSVKQVASGRFGVTSMYLTHADDIQIKMAQGAKPGEGGQLPGHKVYPLIASIRNSTPGVGLISPPPHHDIYSIEDLAQLIHDLKNANPQARIHVKLVSEIGVGTVAAGVSKAHADVVLVSGHDGGTGASPLTSLKHAGAPWELGLAETQQTLLLNRLRDRITVQVDGAMKTGRDVVVAALLGAEEFGFSTAPLIVSGCVMMRVCHLNTCPVGVATMDPRLRAKFTGKPEFVETFFRFVAQEVRELLASLGLRSVEEAVGRADLLDTRRAEEHWKADGLDLSGILHVPAGIPADAPRHRVVAQDHGLEKALDQTLIQMSADALERGEPVRIDVPVRNINRTVGTMLGHEVTKRFGEKGLPDDTLDITLTGSAGQSLGAFLPRGITLRLWGDANDYVGKGLSGGRIVVRPHRGTRFNTQRNIIGGNVIAYGATGGEILIQGEVGERCCVRNSGATVVVEGVGDHGCEYMTGGTVVVLGRTGRNFAAGMSGGVAYVLDLREGRVNRELVDVEPVDDADVEVLLPLLRRHVEETGSLVAEDLVLEPDVLRARLSKVVPREYRRVMAVRAQAREEGLDVDGDEVWHRIVAPA; encoded by the coding sequence ATGAGCCTGTCGGCCTTCGAGCGCTTCGCCCCGCGCCCCGCGGAGGGTCTCTACGACCCGGCCGCGGAGCACGACGCGTGCGGCGTCGCCTTCGTCGCGACCCTCCGGGGCACGCCCGGTCACGACATCGTCGAGCACGCCCTCACCGCCCTGCGCAACCTCGACCACCGCGGCGCGGTGGGTGCCGAGCCGGACAGCGGCGACGGGGCCGGGATCCTCACCCAGGTCCCGGACGAGCTGCTGCGCGCCGTCGCGGGCGACCTCGGGGTCACGCTCCCGGACCGCGGCCGCTACGCCGTCGGCATCGCCTTCCTGCCGCAGGGGGCCGACGAGCGCCTGGTCGCGGAGACCGCCGTCGAGACCGTCGCGGAGCAGGAGGGTCTGCGCGTCCTCGGCTGGCGGGACGTCCCCGTCGCCGCCGACCTCGTCGGCCCGACCGCCCGGGCCCACATGCCGGTCTTCCGGCAGGTGTTCCTCGCCCCGGTGCCCGGCGGCCCGGCCGACGGCCTCGAGGGCGTCGCGCTCGACCGGTACGCGTTCTGCGTGCGCAAGCGCCTCGAGAACGACCACGGGGTCTACTTCCCGTCGCTGTCGAGCCGGACGATCGTCTACAAGGGGATGCTGACGACCGGTCAGCTCGAGCCGTTCTTCCCCGACCTGTCCGACCGCCGCTTCACCACCGAGCTCGCGCTCGTCCACTCGCGCTTCTCCACGAACACGTTCCCGTCGTGGCCGCTCGCCCACCCCTTCCGGATGATCGCCCACAACGGGGAGATCAACACGGTGCGGGGCAACCGCAACTGGATGCGGGCGCGGGAGTCGACGCTGCGCTCCGACCTCATCCCGGGCGACCTCGAGCGGCTCTACCCGATCAACGCCGTGGGCGCGAGCGACTCCGCGAGCTTCGACGAGGTGCTCGAGCTCCTCCACCTCGGCGGGCGGTCACTGCCGCACGCCGTCCTCATGATGATCCCCGAGGCGTGGGAGAACCACGCCGAGATGGACCCCGCCCGGCGCGCGTTCTACGACTACCACTCCGACATCATGGAGCCCTGGGACGGCCCGGCGTCCGTCACCTTCACCGACGGCAGCCTCATCGGTGCCGTCCTCGACCGCAACGGGCTGCGTCCGGCGCGGTACTGGGTGACGAGCGACGGTCTCGTCGTCATGGCGAGCGAGACGGGCGTCCTCGACATCGAGCCCGACCACGTCGTCCGCAAGGGCCGCCTGCAGCCGGGCCGCATGCTGCTCGTCGACACGGGCCAGGGCCGGATCATCGACGACGCGGAGATCAAGTCCCAGCTCGCGGCCGAGCAGCCGTACGAGCGGTGGCTCGCGGAGAACCGCGTCCACCTCGCCGACCTGCCCGAGCGGGTCCACGTCGTCCACCCGGCGGCGTCCGTCACCCGCCGGCAGCAGACCTTCGGCTACACGGAGGAGGAGCTGCGGGTGCTCCTCGCGCCCATGGCGGCGGCCGGGGCCGAGCCCATCGGCTCGATGGGCACCGACACGCCCCTCGCCGTGCTCTCGCAGCGCCCGCGGCTGCTGTTCGACTACTTCACCCAGCTGTTCGCGCAGGTGACGAACCCGCCGCTCGACGCGATCCGCGAGGAGCTCGTCACGAGCCTGCGCGGCGCGATCGGACCCGAGCTCAACATCCTCGAGGCCGGCCCCGAGCACTGCCGGCACGTCGTCCTGCCGTTCCCCGTCGTCGACAACGACGAGCTGGCGAAGATCGTCCACATCGAGACCGACGACGGGCGCCCGGCCACGGCCGTCGTCAAGGGGCTGTACCGGGTCTCCGGTGGCGGGGCCGCGCTCGCGCGGCGCATCGAGGAGATCTGCGCGGAGGTCGACCGGGCCATCGGCGCGGGGGCGCAGTACGTCGTCCTGTCCGACCGGGACTCCACCGCGACGCTCGCCCCCATCCCCTCGCTGCTGCTGACCGGCGCGGTCCACCACCACCTCATCCGCACCCGGGCGCGGACCCTCGTCGGGCTCGTCGTGGAGGCCGGTGACGTCCGCGAGGTCCACCACTGCGCGCTGCTCATCGGCTACGGCGCGGCGGCGATCAACCCGTACCTCGCGATGGAGTCCGTCGAGGACCTCGTCCGCCGCGGCACCCTGGGCGACGTCGACGCCCCGACGGCCGTCCGCAACCTCATCAAGGCGCTCGGCAAGGGCGTCCTCAAGGTCATGAGCAAGATGGGGATCTCGACCGTGGCGTCCTACCGGGGCGCGCAGGTCTTCGAGGCCATCGGGCTCGGCCAGGACCTCGTCGACCGGTACTTCACCGGCACCACGACGCAGCTCGGCGGCGTCGGCATCGACGTCGTCGCGGAGGAGGTCGCCCGCCGGCACGCCGTCGCCTACCCGGCGGAGGGCGTCAACGGCCCCCGGATGCTCGCCCAGGGCGGGGAGTACCAGTGGCGCCGCGACGGCGAGATCCACCTCTTCGACCCCGAGACCGTGTTCCGGCTCCAGCACGCCACGCGCGCCCAGCGCGAGGACGTCTACCGCGACTACACGAAGGCCGTCGACGAGCGCAGCGAGCGCCTCGGCACGCTCCGCGGGCTCTTCCGGCTCCGCGCCGACGAGGCGCAGCCGGTCCCGCTCGACGAGGTCGAGAGCGTCGAGTCGATCATGAAGCGCTTCGCGACGGGTGCCATGAGCTTCGGCTCGATCAGCCCCGAGGCCCACGAGACCATCGCGGTCGGCATGAACCGAATCGGCGGGCGCTCCAACACCGGCGAGGGCGGGGAGGCGGTCGACCGGCTGCTCGACCCCGTGCGCCGCAGCTCGGTCAAGCAGGTCGCCTCGGGCCGCTTCGGCGTCACGAGCATGTACCTCACCCACGCCGACGACATCCAGATCAAGATGGCGCAGGGCGCGAAGCCCGGCGAGGGCGGGCAGCTGCCCGGGCACAAGGTGTACCCGCTGATCGCGAGCATCCGGAACTCCACGCCCGGGGTCGGCCTCATCAGCCCGCCGCCGCACCACGACATCTACTCCATCGAGGACCTCGCCCAGCTCATCCACGACCTGAAGAACGCCAACCCGCAGGCGCGGATCCACGTCAAGCTCGTCTCGGAGATCGGCGTCGGCACGGTCGCGGCGGGTGTGAGCAAGGCCCACGCGGACGTCGTCCTCGTCTCCGGACACGACGGCGGGACGGGTGCGTCGCCGCTCACGAGCCTCAAGCACGCGGGCGCCCCGTGGGAGCTCGGTCTCGCCGAGACCCAGCAGACGCTCCTGCTCAACAGGCTCCGCGACCGCATCACCGTCCAGGTCGACGGGGCGATGAAGACCGGGCGGGACGTCGTCGTGGCGGCGCTGCTCGGCGCGGAGGAGTTCGGCTTCTCCACGGCCCCGCTCATCGTGTCCGGCTGCGTCATGATGCGCGTCTGCCACCTCAACACGTGCCCGGTGGGCGTCGCGACGATGGACCCGCGCCTGCGGGCGAAGTTCACGGGCAAGCCGGAGTTCGTCGAGACGTTCTTCCGCTTCGTCGCCCAGGAGGTCCGGGAGCTCCTCGCCTCCCTCGGGCTGCGCTCGGTGGAGGAGGCGGTCGGTCGGGCGGACCTGCTCGACACCCGCCGCGCCGAGGAGCACTGGAAGGCCGACGGACTCGACCTGTCCGGGATCCTCCACGTGCCGGCGGGTATCCCGGCCGACGCGCCGCGGCACCGGGTCGTCGCGCAGGACCACGGCCTGGAGAAGGCGCTCGACCAGACGCTCATCCAGATGTCCGCCGACGCGCTCGAACGGGGCGAGCCGGTCCGCATCGACGTGCCCGTCCGCAACATCAACCGCACCGTCGGGACCATGCTCGGTCACGAGGTGACGAAACGGTTCGGCGAGAAGGGCCTGCCCGACGACACTCTCGACATCACCCTCACGGGCTCCGCCGGGCAGTCGCTCGGGGCGTTCCTGCCGCGCGGCATCACGCTGCGGCTGTGGGGCGATGCCAACGACTACGTCGGCAAGGGCCTCTCGGGAGGCCGCATCGTCGTGCGGCCCCACCGCGGCACGCGCTTCAACACCCAGCGCAACATCATCGGCGGCAACGTCATCGCCTACGGCGCCACGGGCGGGGAGATCCTCATCCAGGGCGAGGTCGGCGAGCGCTGCTGCGTGCGCAACTCCGGCGCGACGGTCGTCGTCGAGGGCGTGGGCGACCACGGCTGCGAGTACATGACCGGCGGCACGGTCGTCGTGCTCGGGCGCACGGGACGCAACTTCGCCGCGGGCATGTCCGGCGGCGTGGCGTACGTCCTCGACCTGCGGGAGGGCCGCGTCAACCGGGAGCTCGTCGACGTCGAGCCCGTCGACGACGCCGACGTCGAGGTGCTCCTGCCGCTGCTGCGTCGGCACGTCGAGGAGACCGGCTCGCTCGTCGCCGAGGACCTCGTCCTCGAGCCCGACGTCCTGCGGGCGAGGCTCAGCAAGGTCGTGCCGCGGGAGTACCGACGCGTCATGGCCGTGCGCGCGCAGGCCCGCGAGGAAGGCCTCGACGTCGACGGCGACGAGGTGTGGCACCGCATCGTCGCCCCCGCCTGA
- the trpC gene encoding indole-3-glycerol phosphate synthase TrpC, which translates to MSVLQSILDGVKEDVAIRQAQVPLDDVKEQVRRMPSARNGLAALTAHQGVKVIAEVKRASPSKGDIAPIADPAALAGEYAAGGASVISVLTEGRRFGGSLEDLRGVSCAVDVPVLRKDFVVTPYQVWEARAAGADLVLLLAMALEQQALISLVERVESLGMTPLVEVHDEEEISRAVDAGARVIGVNARDLRTLEVDRTTFARLAPRIPDGIVRIAESGVRGPHDVMDYARAGADAVLVGETLVREPDPRRAVADLVAAGSHPSLRVARP; encoded by the coding sequence GTGAGCGTGCTCCAGAGCATCCTCGACGGCGTCAAGGAGGACGTCGCGATCCGGCAGGCCCAGGTGCCTCTCGACGACGTGAAGGAGCAGGTCCGGCGCATGCCGTCGGCCCGCAACGGGCTCGCGGCCCTCACCGCCCACCAGGGCGTCAAGGTCATCGCCGAGGTCAAGCGCGCGAGCCCGAGCAAGGGCGACATCGCCCCGATCGCGGACCCCGCGGCGCTCGCGGGGGAGTACGCGGCCGGCGGCGCCAGCGTCATCAGCGTCCTCACCGAGGGCCGCCGCTTCGGTGGCTCGCTCGAGGACCTGCGCGGCGTCTCGTGCGCCGTCGACGTGCCCGTCCTCCGCAAGGACTTCGTCGTCACCCCCTACCAGGTGTGGGAGGCCCGCGCCGCCGGCGCCGACCTCGTCCTCCTCCTCGCGATGGCACTGGAGCAGCAGGCCCTCATCTCCCTCGTCGAGCGCGTGGAGTCCCTCGGCATGACCCCGCTCGTCGAGGTCCACGACGAGGAGGAGATCAGCCGCGCCGTCGACGCGGGCGCCAGGGTCATCGGCGTCAACGCGCGCGACCTGCGCACCCTCGAGGTCGACCGCACCACCTTCGCCCGCCTCGCCCCCCGCATCCCCGACGGCATCGTCCGGATCGCCGAGTCCGGCGTGCGCGGTCCGCACGACGTCATGGACTACGCCCGCGCCGGCGCGGACGCCGTCCTCGTCGGGGAGACCCTCGTCCGCGAGCCCGACCCGCGCCGCGCGGTCGCCGACCTCGTGGCGGCCGGGTCCCACCCGAGCCTGCGGGTCGCGCGCCCGTGA
- a CDS encoding CD225/dispanin family protein has product MSTPYEPAPAGPPASEPPPSNLVWAILTTVLCCLPFGIVSIVFAAQVNSKWATGDFSGAQDASRKARLWAIVAAVAGIVYLVVVIGLFSAGIMAVPTEGQL; this is encoded by the coding sequence ATGTCCACGCCGTACGAGCCCGCTCCCGCCGGGCCGCCCGCCAGCGAGCCGCCGCCGTCCAACCTCGTGTGGGCGATCCTCACGACCGTCCTCTGCTGCCTGCCCTTCGGCATCGTCAGCATCGTGTTCGCCGCCCAGGTCAACTCCAAGTGGGCGACGGGCGACTTCTCCGGCGCCCAGGACGCCTCCCGCAAGGCCCGGCTGTGGGCGATCGTCGCCGCCGTGGCCGGGATCGTCTACCTCGTCGTCGTGATCGGGCTCTTCTCCGCGGGGATCATGGCCGTCCCCACCGAGGGCCAGCTCTGA
- a CDS encoding Trp biosynthesis-associated membrane protein, with protein sequence MRPAPLSAAAAVAALLALATLGLTWVRRSTAGPLGEAGAATTESLTGREVSPLTAALVPAVLGLAVVALLLPGRWRLVGLVPAGLAAVGAGLGAAVAAAAADGGRTGAPEVGVEVTPVPWLAVAACVLVVLLAGAAAVAAWRPVVPAAPPTRAAPTAAPGHAPEAAPDERALWDALDAGEDPTAPPSTRP encoded by the coding sequence GTGAGGCCCGCGCCGCTGTCCGCGGCAGCGGCGGTCGCGGCCCTGCTCGCACTCGCCACGCTCGGCCTCACGTGGGTGCGCCGCAGCACCGCCGGCCCGCTGGGCGAGGCGGGCGCCGCGACCACGGAGTCCCTCACCGGCCGCGAGGTGTCGCCGCTCACGGCCGCGCTCGTCCCCGCGGTCCTCGGTCTCGCCGTCGTCGCGCTGCTCCTGCCGGGCCGCTGGCGGCTCGTCGGCCTGGTCCCGGCGGGCCTCGCCGCGGTCGGGGCCGGGCTCGGGGCCGCCGTCGCGGCGGCGGCCGCGGACGGTGGCCGCACGGGGGCACCCGAGGTCGGGGTCGAGGTGACACCCGTGCCGTGGCTCGCGGTGGCGGCCTGCGTGCTGGTGGTGCTCCTCGCCGGAGCGGCGGCCGTGGCGGCGTGGCGTCCGGTCGTCCCGGCGGCGCCGCCGACCCGTGCCGCACCCACCGCCGCGCCCGGTCACGCACCCGAGGCCGCACCCGACGAACGCGCCCTGTGGGATGCCCTCGACGCGGGGGAGGACCCGACCGCGCCGCCGTCGACACGCCCGTGA